Proteins encoded in a region of the Zea mays cultivar B73 chromosome 4, Zm-B73-REFERENCE-NAM-5.0, whole genome shotgun sequence genome:
- the LOC100278960 gene encoding uncharacterized protein LOC100278960: MEVVKLGITTQTWPDLVGYAVVDAVNIIRQDNPNITEVRVLPPDGVPSPLQDGAIRVCIYNDIVNGQAVVVNPAPYIG; this comes from the coding sequence ATGGAGGTCGTCAAGCTTGGTATAACCACCCAAACATGGCCTGATCTGGTTGGCTACGCTGTTGTAGATGCGGTTAATATTATCCGTCAAGATAATCCCAATATAACCGAAGTTCGAGTACTCCCTCCAGATGGGGTCCCGTCTCCACTCCAAGATGGTGCCATACGTGTTTGTATCTACAACGACATCGTCAATGGTCAGGCTGTTGTGGTTAACCCAGCACCATATATTGGCTAG